The following coding sequences are from one Bos mutus isolate GX-2022 chromosome 22, NWIPB_WYAK_1.1, whole genome shotgun sequence window:
- the TRH gene encoding thyrotropin releasing hormone — protein MPGSWFLLAMALTLTLTGVPGGRAQLDVAQQEADLSEQQGLEDLLRQAERLLLLREDLQRLREDQDDSVSESQIFQPDWFSKRQHPGKREEEEADEAVEGEEEGGAAGLHKRQHPGRRDDVAAWAVDAGQQKRQHPGRRASWLGYAVTKRQHPGRRLVDPRAQRSWEEAGEDEDEGGELMSEKRQHPGKRALGSPCGPRGPCGQASLLLGLLDDLSRGQGAEEKRQHPGRRAAWASEPLEE, from the exons ATGCCTGGCTCTTGGTTTCTGCTAGCCATGGCTTTGACCCTGACCCTGACCGGTGTCCCCGGAGGCCGCGCACAGCTGGATGTGGCCCAGCAGGAGGCGGACCTGTCCGAGCAACAGGGCCTGGAAGACCTCCTGCGCCAGGCGGagcgcctcctcctcctccgggaAGACCTCCAGCGACTGCGAGAAGACCAGGATGACAGCGTATCTG AGTCTCAGATCTTTCAACCCGATTGGTTCTCCAAGCGTCAGCATCCTGgcaaaagggaggaggaggaggcagacgAGGCagtggaaggagaagaggaaggaggggctgCGGGACTCCACAAACGGCAGCACCCCGGCCGGAGGGATGACGTGGCGGCATGGGCGGTGGACGCGGGTCAGCAGAAGCGGCAGCATCCCGGCCGGCGCGCCTCCTGGCTTGGGTACGCTGTCACCAAGAGGCAGCACCCAGGCAGACGGCTGGTGGACCCCAGGGCCCAAaggagctgggaggaggcaggggaggacGAGGATGAGGGTGGAGAGCTGATGTCCGAGAAACGCCAGCATCCTGGAAAGAGGGCCCTGGGGAGCCCGTGCGGACCCCGGGGACCCTGCGGCCAAGCCAGCCTTCTTCTGGGCCTCCTCGATGACCTGAGCCGAGGGCAGGGGGCTGAAGAGAAGCGGCAGCACCCTGGGCGGCGAGCGGCCTGGGCCAGCGAGCCCCTGGAGGAGTGA